A single window of Methanoregula sp. DNA harbors:
- a CDS encoding HesA/MoeB/ThiF family protein, whose amino-acid sequence MFSERERTRYTRQMMLIGDAGQERLKKAHIFITGAGGLGSPVSIYLAVAGVGRITLADMDVVDQTNLNRQILHYDRDIGRKKTASAEEKLHEMNPDITVKAIDTVIDGSNAEKLVGKADGIVDAMDNYTTRYILNDVAIKKEIPLFHGGIRGFYGQATTIIPKKTACLRCIFPKAPPKEVFPVLGATAGIIGTLQATEVLKYLLHSGELLTNRLFIWDGMRSHADEISVERNARCEACGTGKRSTRRDI is encoded by the coding sequence ATGTTTTCAGAACGGGAGCGCACACGATATACACGCCAGATGATGCTCATTGGAGATGCAGGACAGGAACGCCTGAAAAAAGCGCACATTTTTATTACCGGTGCCGGCGGGCTCGGCTCCCCGGTCTCGATCTATCTCGCAGTTGCAGGTGTAGGGAGAATTACGCTCGCTGATATGGATGTCGTGGACCAGACCAACCTCAACCGGCAGATCCTTCATTACGACAGGGATATCGGCAGAAAGAAGACGGCATCGGCAGAAGAAAAATTGCATGAGATGAATCCTGATATTACGGTAAAGGCAATTGACACGGTCATCGATGGATCAAACGCCGAAAAACTTGTCGGGAAGGCTGACGGCATCGTCGATGCCATGGACAACTACACGACACGGTACATTCTCAACGATGTCGCAATAAAAAAGGAGATCCCCCTCTTTCATGGGGGGATCCGGGGGTTCTACGGTCAGGCGACCACGATCATTCCGAAAAAGACGGCATGCCTCAGGTGTATCTTCCCCAAAGCGCCACCAAAGGAAGTGTTCCCGGTGCTCGGCGCCACGGCCGGTATAATCGGGACGTTGCAGGCAACGGAGGTCCTGAAGTACCTGCTCCATTCCGGTGAACTTTTAACAAACCGGCTATTCATATGGGACGGGATGCGCTCGCATGCCGATGAGATATCTGTGGAGAGGAATGCCCGGTGCGAGGCATGCGGCACTGGTAAACGATCAACAAGGAGAGATATATGA
- the fdhD gene encoding formate dehydrogenase accessory sulfurtransferase FdhD, translating to MYQKVPCIRVDGDVFEPSMHEVVEELPVALFINGRHAMTALMTPVRLEDFVTGYLFTEQIIKSPDEIESVKVEKNRISVLTKNVFKSFGPKRTILSGCGGTTSYIDIEKLPQIQSGLVIRPQTIINAVKTALDSEVHRTTGGIHLVGLFNADGVITISEDIGRHNALDRVIGYGLNHKVDFQQTYVVSSGRVSSEMVRKCLIAQVPVIISRGSTTTLAIRIAHTSGLTLIGFARGGKMNIYTHAQRVEGAGNVDDLP from the coding sequence ATGTACCAGAAAGTGCCCTGCATCCGGGTAGACGGAGATGTATTTGAACCGTCCATGCATGAAGTGGTAGAAGAACTCCCTGTCGCCCTTTTTATCAACGGCAGGCATGCGATGACCGCCCTGATGACCCCGGTCCGGCTTGAGGATTTTGTTACGGGCTACCTGTTCACCGAGCAGATCATAAAAAGCCCGGACGAGATCGAATCTGTCAAGGTGGAGAAAAACCGGATCAGCGTGCTCACAAAAAATGTGTTCAAATCATTCGGGCCGAAACGGACTATCCTCTCCGGCTGTGGTGGGACCACTTCATACATAGACATCGAGAAACTGCCACAGATACAGTCCGGGCTGGTCATCAGGCCACAGACAATAATAAATGCCGTTAAAACAGCCCTTGATTCCGAGGTCCACCGCACAACCGGTGGAATTCATCTCGTAGGACTCTTCAATGCGGACGGCGTCATCACCATCTCCGAGGATATCGGGAGGCATAATGCACTCGACCGGGTCATCGGGTACGGCCTGAACCACAAGGTCGATTTCCAGCAGACCTATGTTGTTTCATCGGGCCGGGTCTCATCGGAAATGGTACGCAAGTGCCTGATCGCACAGGTGCCAGTAATAATTTCCCGGGGTTCTACAACTACGCTTGCGATCAGGATTGCACATACATCCGGGCTCACGCTTATCGGGTTTGCCCGCGGCGGAAAGATGAATATATACACGCACGCACAGCGTGTGGAGGGAGCGGGTAATGTGGATGATCTGCCGTAA
- the larE gene encoding ATP-dependent sacrificial sulfur transferase LarE: protein MMKEKLPVRRTPHPGKKQVLINNISGQGSMLVAFSGGTDSALLAVLAHEALGEKTCCVFIDSPLIPRRVLEDAELVAREMGLSLEVITAPVMKNKKILKNTVDRCYFCKKMIARILKQRAGELGITCIADGSNISDTSEYRPGLIAMTEEGILHPFMESGITKQDIRNIARRCGYGFWNKPSASCLATRIPYGEAITAEKLTMIEKAEAYLAEKGIERARVRMHAGIARIEVDKKNMLIVLRMQQELVNVFRQIGFLYVTLDLAGYRTGSMDEVQNRGTANRFNNHGSTGHYSSAIPAKQVK, encoded by the coding sequence ATGATGAAAGAAAAACTCCCGGTAAGGAGAACCCCCCACCCGGGAAAAAAGCAGGTTCTTATAAATAACATATCAGGACAAGGCTCAATGCTTGTTGCCTTTTCCGGCGGTACGGACAGTGCACTCCTTGCCGTGCTCGCCCACGAGGCGCTCGGGGAGAAGACATGCTGCGTATTTATTGACAGCCCGCTCATTCCACGAAGAGTACTGGAGGATGCAGAACTGGTTGCCCGGGAAATGGGCCTTTCCCTTGAAGTGATCACAGCGCCGGTTATGAAAAATAAAAAGATTTTAAAAAATACTGTTGACCGTTGTTACTTTTGTAAAAAAATGATTGCCCGCATTCTCAAACAGCGGGCCGGTGAGCTGGGGATAACCTGTATTGCTGACGGGAGCAATATATCTGATACCAGCGAATACCGGCCGGGACTTATCGCGATGACTGAGGAAGGAATTTTACATCCGTTCATGGAATCAGGAATCACAAAGCAGGACATCAGGAACATCGCCCGCCGGTGCGGATACGGGTTCTGGAACAAACCGTCTGCCTCCTGTCTTGCGACACGGATTCCCTATGGCGAAGCGATCACAGCAGAAAAACTCACAATGATTGAGAAAGCTGAAGCGTATCTTGCAGAAAAAGGGATTGAACGGGCACGGGTCCGGATGCATGCCGGTATTGCCCGCATCGAAGTCGATAAAAAAAATATGTTAATAGTTTTGAGGATGCAACAAGAACTGGTGAATGTGTTCCGGCAGATCGGGTTTTTATATGTGACCCTCGACCTTGCCGGGTACCGTACCGGCAGCATGGATGAAGTACAAAACCGCGGTACAGCAAATCGTTTTAACAATCATGGGAGCACAGGACATTACAGCAGCGCAATACCGGCAAAACAGGTGAAGTAG
- a CDS encoding molybdenum cofactor biosynthesis protein MoaE, with amino-acid sequence MITIRKDDVDIGALINAAKKRGTGAIVVFDGIVRDDDIREMELEAYEKVAVRELERIADDAKQKFNLISVDIIHRTGRLAVGENILIIVVGAGHRKEAYEGSRFIIEAIKAGVPIWKKELTRDGGRWVPGEHGHGSGSTK; translated from the coding sequence ATGATAACCATCCGGAAAGATGATGTTGATATCGGGGCGCTGATTAATGCGGCAAAAAAACGTGGTACCGGCGCGATCGTCGTCTTTGACGGGATCGTCCGTGACGATGATATCAGGGAGATGGAACTTGAAGCTTATGAAAAGGTCGCGGTACGGGAACTCGAACGTATCGCGGACGATGCAAAGCAGAAATTCAACCTCATCTCTGTGGACATCATTCACCGGACCGGGCGCCTTGCAGTGGGCGAAAACATCCTGATTATTGTTGTCGGTGCCGGGCACCGGAAGGAGGCCTATGAAGGTTCCCGGTTTATAATAGAGGCGATCAAAGCCGGCGTCCCGATCTGGAAAAAAGAGCTTACCAGAGACGGCGGGCGCTGGGTGCCGGGCGAGCACGGGCACGGGTCAGGATCAACAAAATAA
- a CDS encoding MoaD family protein, producing MNVRVRFFAQFGELFGPETLQKTLPGTTFTSLIKEIASKNQEGYDAIFDELGAFREFVILMKNGKRVDIADAAKTGVDDGDEIAVFPPVAGG from the coding sequence ATGAACGTCAGGGTACGGTTTTTTGCTCAGTTCGGTGAATTATTCGGGCCAGAGACACTCCAAAAAACTCTGCCCGGAACGACATTTACCAGCCTGATCAAGGAGATAGCATCAAAGAACCAGGAAGGCTATGATGCGATCTTTGATGAGCTAGGTGCATTCCGCGAGTTTGTAATCTTAATGAAAAACGGCAAACGGGTAGATATCGCTGACGCAGCCAAAACCGGAGTTGATGATGGAGACGAGATCGCAGTATTCCCGCCTGTCGCGGGAGGATGA